One window from the genome of Paraclostridium sordellii encodes:
- the hisS gene encoding histidine--tRNA ligase: MLTKAPRGTKDITPKDAYKWSYLENKFREVCSLFGYEEIRTPIFEHTELFQRGVGETTDVVQKEMYTFEDKGKRSITLKPEGTAGVVRAFIEHKMYADTQPTKLFYQTPCFRYERPQAGRQRQFHQFGVETLGSDNPSIDAEIIALAVQFFNEVGLNNLETCINSVGCPTCREKYNKILKEYLDAKSDVLCETCNERKEKNPMRVIDCKNPVCKENIKDIPYMIDHLCDDCKEHFDKVQEYLTEMGINYKVDKTIVRGLDYYKKTAFEIVSNDIGAQSTVCGGGRYDGLVEQLGGPKDISGIGFALGVERLLLTLENNNIEIENPKSTDIFIATIGENAQARSFKILKELRENHISADKDHLDRSLKAQFKYSDKINAKYTVVIGDDELSNDEVKLKDMSTSEQTTIKLSELVKELKNRL, translated from the coding sequence ATGTTAACTAAAGCTCCAAGAGGTACTAAGGATATAACTCCAAAAGATGCATATAAATGGAGTTATCTTGAAAATAAATTTAGAGAAGTTTGCTCATTATTTGGATACGAAGAAATAAGAACTCCTATTTTTGAACACACTGAATTATTCCAAAGAGGTGTTGGGGAAACTACGGATGTTGTCCAAAAAGAAATGTATACATTTGAAGATAAAGGAAAAAGAAGTATAACTTTAAAACCAGAAGGTACAGCAGGTGTAGTTAGAGCCTTTATAGAGCATAAGATGTATGCAGATACTCAACCTACAAAATTATTTTATCAAACTCCATGTTTTAGATACGAAAGACCTCAAGCTGGTAGACAAAGACAGTTCCATCAGTTTGGAGTTGAAACACTAGGTAGTGATAATCCATCTATAGATGCAGAAATCATAGCTTTGGCGGTACAATTTTTCAATGAAGTGGGATTAAATAATTTAGAAACATGTATAAACTCTGTAGGATGTCCTACTTGTAGAGAAAAATACAACAAAATATTAAAAGAGTATCTTGATGCAAAAAGCGATGTGTTATGTGAAACTTGCAATGAGAGAAAAGAAAAAAATCCAATGAGAGTTATAGACTGTAAAAATCCAGTATGCAAAGAAAATATAAAGGATATTCCTTATATGATAGACCACTTATGTGATGACTGTAAGGAGCATTTTGATAAAGTCCAAGAATATCTAACTGAAATGGGCATCAACTACAAAGTAGATAAAACGATAGTTAGAGGGTTAGATTACTACAAAAAAACTGCTTTTGAGATAGTATCAAATGATATAGGAGCTCAAAGTACAGTTTGTGGTGGTGGAAGATACGATGGATTAGTAGAACAATTAGGTGGACCTAAAGACATTAGTGGTATAGGCTTTGCCTTAGGAGTTGAAAGATTATTATTAACTCTTGAAAATAATAATATTGAAATAGAAAATCCTAAGTCTACTGATATATTCATAGCTACAATAGGAGAAAATGCTCAAGCAAGAAGTTTTAAAATTTTAAAAGAATTAAGAGAAAATCATATAAGTGCAGATAAAGATCATTTAGATAGAAGCCTAAAGGCTCAATTTAAATACTCAGATAAGATAAATGCTAAATATACAGTAGTAATAGGTGATGATGAATTATCTAATGATGAAGTAAAACTTAAAGATATGAGTACTTCAGAACAAACTACTATAAAATTAAGTGAACTAGTAAAAGAGCTAAAGAATAGATTATAA
- the hemZ gene encoding coproporphyrinogen dehydrogenase HemZ: MLGVELKGHDYKYEVAELLKLFTTQFRFIKDNEEYDKRIINSVNIDSNEVNSLTNYYEGENLVISKQESFDITKLNNEEIKKKTKTVIKRSMFKVLDKVFETYVPWGVLTGIRPVKIVHSLLDKGISEPEIREILKNNYLIKDEKIDLALDIAKRERVFIYPIDKNKISLYVSIPFCPTRCVYCSFPANPMKQFGHLRDDYIKALIKEIKGLAKLLKDTNKEIETLYIGGGTPTALEADQLDTLINALFKELDLTNIKEFTVEAGRPDTITKEKLEVMKKHNVTRISINPQTMNDETLIKIGRDHNVNDIVDCFKLARSLGFDNINMDIILGLVDENLDMVRNTLEKIKELNPESLTVHTLAIKRASTLKENLDKYELTRYEEMIKMIELSMEYAKDMGLNPYYMYRQKHMLGNLENIGYSKEGFECIYNIQIMEEKQSNLAVGAGAISKYVYVDEDRIERTDNVKNVELYIERIEEMIERKVKEVYKNVN, encoded by the coding sequence ATGTTAGGTGTTGAATTAAAAGGACATGACTACAAATATGAAGTAGCAGAATTATTAAAATTATTTACTACTCAATTTAGATTTATAAAAGATAATGAAGAATATGATAAAAGAATAATAAATAGCGTAAATATAGATTCTAATGAAGTGAACAGTTTAACTAATTACTATGAAGGTGAAAATTTAGTTATATCAAAACAAGAAAGTTTTGATATAACTAAATTAAACAATGAAGAAATAAAGAAAAAAACAAAGACAGTAATAAAGAGAAGTATGTTTAAAGTATTAGATAAAGTATTTGAGACTTATGTTCCATGGGGAGTTTTAACTGGTATTAGACCTGTTAAAATTGTACATAGCTTATTAGATAAAGGCATAAGTGAACCAGAAATTAGAGAAATACTTAAAAATAATTACTTGATAAAAGATGAAAAAATAGATTTAGCTTTAGATATAGCAAAAAGAGAAAGAGTATTTATATATCCTATAGATAAAAATAAAATTTCACTTTATGTAAGTATACCTTTTTGCCCTACTAGATGTGTTTACTGTTCATTTCCAGCAAATCCTATGAAACAATTTGGACATTTAAGAGATGATTATATAAAAGCACTTATAAAAGAAATTAAAGGATTAGCTAAATTATTGAAGGATACTAATAAAGAAATAGAAACTTTATATATAGGAGGAGGAACTCCTACTGCACTAGAAGCAGATCAACTAGATACATTAATAAATGCATTATTTAAAGAGTTAGATTTAACTAATATAAAAGAATTTACAGTAGAAGCTGGAAGACCGGATACCATAACTAAAGAAAAGTTAGAAGTTATGAAAAAACATAATGTAACTAGAATTAGTATAAATCCGCAAACTATGAATGATGAAACTCTAATCAAAATAGGCAGAGATCATAATGTTAATGATATAGTAGATTGTTTTAAATTAGCTAGAAGTTTAGGTTTTGATAATATAAATATGGATATTATATTAGGATTAGTTGATGAAAATTTAGATATGGTTAGAAATACCTTAGAAAAAATAAAAGAACTAAATCCAGAAAGTTTAACTGTTCATACTTTAGCAATAAAAAGAGCATCTACATTAAAAGAAAACTTAGATAAATATGAACTAACAAGATATGAAGAAATGATAAAAATGATTGAATTATCAATGGAATATGCAAAAGATATGGGGCTTAACCCATATTATATGTATAGACAAAAGCATATGCTTGGAAACTTGGAAAATATAGGATATTCAAAGGAAGGGTTTGAATGCATATACAATATTCAGATAATGGAAGAAAAGCAAAGTAATTTAGCTGTAGGTGCAGGAGCTATAAGTAAATATGTATATGTAGACGAAGATAGAATAGAAAGAACTGATAATGTTAAAAATGTAGAACTATATATAGAGAGAATTGAAGAAATGATAGAAAGAAAGGTAAAGGAGGTTTACAAAAATGTTAACTAA
- a CDS encoding MBL fold metallo-hydrolase: protein MIIEKFVDHYFGENTYLIADKDTREGAVIDPGGDIKDLLRYMEDNFINVKYIILTHGHGDHIGCVPELKKVTGACIIANSNEKEILLDKKKNLSYRMNCGATEFDADKYVNDGDSINLGDLKLKFIYTPGHTKGGMCVRVGNHMFTGDTLFAGSMGRTDLYSGDNKQMQKSLSRLRNYEDDIIVYPGHGPNTTMGIEKTTNPYMAK from the coding sequence ATGATAATAGAAAAATTTGTAGATCATTATTTTGGAGAAAATACTTATTTAATAGCAGATAAAGATACAAGAGAAGGTGCTGTTATAGATCCAGGTGGAGATATAAAAGATTTGCTTAGATATATGGAAGATAATTTTATAAATGTTAAGTATATAATATTAACTCATGGACATGGAGATCACATTGGATGTGTTCCAGAGTTAAAGAAAGTTACAGGTGCATGTATAATAGCAAATAGTAATGAAAAAGAAATATTATTAGATAAAAAGAAAAACTTAAGCTATAGAATGAATTGTGGAGCTACAGAGTTTGATGCAGATAAATATGTTAATGATGGAGATAGTATAAACTTAGGAGATTTAAAACTTAAGTTCATATATACTCCAGGACACACTAAAGGTGGAATGTGTGTAAGAGTAGGAAACCACATGTTTACAGGAGATACATTATTTGCAGGTAGTATGGGTAGAACAGATTTATATAGTGGAGATAATAAGCAAATGCAAAAATCACTTAGTAGATTAAGAAATTATGAAGATGATATAATTGTATATCCGGGACACGGACCAAACACTACAATGGGTATAGAAAAAACTACCAACCCATATATGGCAAAATAG
- the dtd gene encoding D-aminoacyl-tRNA deacylase: MRAVVQRVASSKVIVDESTIGEINKGLLILLGVTHEDTSKDVDYLLDKIVNLRIFEDENDKMNLSLKDVNGELLVVSQFTLYGDCRKGRRPNFTNAAKPDLATSLYEEFIDKAKKEGIKVGTGKFGAHMMVDLVNDGPVTILIDSEKTF; encoded by the coding sequence ATGAGAGCTGTAGTTCAAAGAGTAGCTTCATCTAAGGTAATTGTAGATGAAAGTACTATAGGAGAAATAAATAAAGGATTACTAATATTACTTGGAGTAACACATGAAGACACAAGTAAAGATGTAGATTATTTATTAGATAAAATAGTTAATTTAAGAATATTTGAAGATGAAAATGACAAGATGAATTTATCGCTTAAAGATGTAAATGGAGAATTATTAGTGGTTTCTCAATTTACGCTATATGGTGACTGTAGAAAAGGAAGAAGACCAAACTTTACTAATGCAGCTAAACCAGACTTAGCTACAAGTTTATATGAAGAATTTATAGACAAGGCTAAAAAAGAAGGAATCAAAGTTGGAACAGGAAAATTTGGGGCACATATGATGGTAGACCTAGTAAATGATGGACCTGTTACAATACTGATAGATTCAGAAAAAACTTTTTAA
- a CDS encoding RelA/SpoT family protein: MQDKQLKELIEKIKKYAPNGDIDLIEKAYYYGKKAHEGQLRKSGEPYFIHPIAVANILCDMELDMQTIAAGLLHDVVEDTEYTYEDIKNDFGEEIADLVDGVTKLGQIKYKSKEETQAENLRKMFLAMSKDIRVILIKLADRLHNMRTLKYMPPEKAKSKATETLEIYGGIASRLGIYKVKWELEDIALRYIDSEGYYDLVEKVAKKRSQREAYIEKIVDILKEKVEEVNIKCDIYGRPKHFYSIYRKMKNKHKDFEEIYDLMAVRIIVNSVKDCYAVLGMVHTLWKPIPGRFKDYIAMPKPNMYQSLHTIVVGPDGEPVEIQIRTKEMHNIAEYGIAAHWKYKEGKTNVKENKLEEKLQWLRQMMEWEKDLKDPQEFMDALKDDVFNSQVYVFTPKGDVIELPAGSTPIDFAYRVHTNVGNKCVGAKINGRIAPLDYKLENGNIVEILTSANSNGPSRDWVNIVQTPNAKSKIRQWFKKERREENIERGSAILEKDFKKYGVPTKDPAIEKYMVQMARKFNQPTVEDLVATIGYGGIMSSQVVPKVKELYEKEFAKKSIENKQIDDINKHSIGEQEFTKKRKKTSPQGITVKGVDNILIRFAKCCNPIPGDEIIGYITKGRGVAVHRKDCPNSNLDNEYFKNRLVEVSWETSNSAKFEAEIQIQAEDRRGVINDITHIVAIEKVSLNGINARKSKDNIVNINLLVEVDSIETLNFLMKKIKSIPGVENIYRVIN, translated from the coding sequence ATGCAAGATAAGCAATTAAAAGAATTAATAGAAAAAATAAAAAAATATGCCCCTAATGGAGACATTGACTTAATAGAAAAAGCTTATTACTACGGCAAAAAAGCACATGAAGGTCAATTAAGAAAATCCGGTGAGCCATATTTTATACATCCAATAGCTGTTGCTAATATACTTTGCGATATGGAACTTGATATGCAAACAATAGCGGCAGGGTTATTACATGATGTAGTTGAAGATACTGAATATACGTATGAAGATATAAAAAATGATTTTGGGGAAGAAATCGCAGATCTTGTTGATGGGGTTACAAAATTAGGTCAAATAAAGTATAAATCCAAAGAAGAGACACAGGCTGAAAATCTAAGAAAGATGTTTTTAGCTATGTCAAAGGATATAAGAGTTATACTTATAAAGTTAGCAGATAGATTACATAATATGAGAACTTTAAAGTATATGCCTCCTGAAAAAGCTAAATCTAAAGCTACAGAAACACTAGAAATTTATGGAGGAATAGCTAGTAGACTAGGAATTTATAAAGTAAAATGGGAACTAGAAGATATTGCTCTTAGATATATAGATAGTGAAGGTTACTATGATTTAGTTGAAAAGGTAGCCAAAAAAAGAAGTCAAAGAGAAGCTTATATAGAGAAAATCGTAGATATTCTTAAGGAGAAAGTTGAAGAAGTAAATATAAAGTGTGATATATATGGAAGACCAAAACATTTCTATAGTATATATAGAAAAATGAAAAATAAGCATAAAGATTTTGAAGAAATTTATGATTTAATGGCTGTTAGAATAATAGTAAATTCAGTAAAAGACTGTTATGCTGTTTTAGGTATGGTCCATACGTTGTGGAAACCAATACCTGGAAGATTTAAAGATTATATTGCAATGCCAAAACCAAATATGTATCAGTCCTTACATACAATAGTTGTAGGGCCAGACGGGGAACCTGTAGAAATACAAATAAGAACTAAAGAAATGCATAATATAGCTGAGTATGGTATTGCTGCCCACTGGAAGTACAAAGAAGGAAAGACTAATGTAAAAGAAAATAAATTAGAAGAAAAACTTCAATGGCTAAGACAAATGATGGAGTGGGAGAAAGACTTAAAGGATCCACAAGAATTTATGGATGCATTAAAAGATGATGTATTCAATAGTCAGGTTTATGTATTTACTCCTAAAGGAGATGTAATTGAACTGCCAGCAGGATCAACTCCAATAGATTTTGCATACAGAGTTCATACAAATGTAGGAAATAAATGTGTAGGGGCTAAAATAAATGGAAGAATAGCACCACTTGATTATAAGCTGGAAAATGGAAATATAGTAGAGATATTAACATCTGCCAACTCAAATGGACCAAGTAGAGATTGGGTTAATATAGTACAAACACCTAATGCTAAATCAAAAATTAGACAATGGTTTAAAAAAGAAAGAAGAGAAGAAAATATAGAAAGAGGTAGTGCAATCCTAGAAAAAGATTTTAAAAAATATGGAGTGCCTACTAAAGACCCTGCTATTGAAAAATATATGGTACAAATGGCTAGGAAATTTAATCAGCCAACAGTAGAAGACTTAGTTGCTACAATTGGGTATGGTGGAATAATGTCATCACAAGTAGTTCCTAAGGTAAAAGAATTATATGAAAAAGAATTTGCAAAGAAATCTATAGAAAATAAACAAATTGATGATATAAACAAACATAGTATAGGAGAACAAGAATTTACTAAAAAAAGAAAGAAAACTTCACCTCAAGGTATAACAGTAAAAGGTGTAGATAATATTTTAATTAGATTTGCTAAATGTTGTAATCCTATACCAGGAGATGAAATAATTGGGTATATAACTAAGGGAAGAGGAGTTGCAGTTCACAGAAAAGATTGTCCAAACTCTAATTTAGATAATGAATATTTTAAAAATAGACTTGTTGAAGTTTCTTGGGAAACATCAAATAGTGCTAAATTTGAAGCAGAGATACAAATTCAAGCTGAAGATAGAAGAGGAGTTATAAATGATATAACCCATATAGTAGCAATAGAAAAGGTATCTTTAAATGGAATAAATGCAAGAAAAAGTAAAGACAATATAGTAAATATAAATTTACTTGTAGAAGTTGATAGTATAGAAACTTTAAACTTTTTAATGAAAAAAATTAAGTCAATTCCAGGTGTAGAAAATATTTATAGAGTTATAAACTAA
- a CDS encoding adenine phosphoribosyltransferase, which translates to MNLKDSIREIKDFPKPGIGFKDITTLLSNGEAFKFAVDEIIADLKDKNVDVIVGPEARGFLMGTPVAYGMGIGFVPVRKPGKLPGEVEKYEYGLEYGTDTLEIHKDSIKPGQRVAIVDDLLATGGTMEAAAKLIEKLGGEVVSMQFLIELEELKGAEKLSNYHVNSLIKY; encoded by the coding sequence ATGAACTTAAAAGATTCAATAAGAGAGATAAAAGATTTCCCAAAACCAGGTATAGGATTTAAAGACATAACAACTTTATTAAGCAACGGAGAAGCATTTAAGTTTGCCGTAGATGAAATAATAGCAGATCTAAAAGATAAAAATGTTGATGTGATAGTTGGACCAGAGGCAAGAGGATTCTTAATGGGAACTCCAGTTGCATATGGAATGGGCATAGGGTTTGTCCCAGTTAGAAAACCAGGAAAATTACCAGGAGAAGTAGAAAAATATGAATATGGATTAGAGTACGGAACTGATACATTAGAGATTCATAAAGATTCTATAAAGCCAGGTCAAAGAGTTGCAATAGTTGATGATTTATTAGCTACTGGAGGAACTATGGAAGCTGCTGCTAAACTTATAGAAAAGTTAGGTGGAGAAGTTGTTTCTATGCAATTCTTAATAGAATTAGAAGAGTTAAAAGGTGCAGAGAAATTATCTAACTACCATGTAAACTCACTTATAAAATATTAA
- the recJ gene encoding single-stranded-DNA-specific exonuclease RecJ, with protein MFNKKWTLKYKDKIKKYDLSEKLKISPEIGQILKNRGIESENDAEIFINPSLEYLRDPLLMKDMQKAVDRINLAIEKKENIWIYGDYDVDGVSSTSILCIYFESIGYPVKFYIPNRLEEGYGINEDAIKVLSEQDCDLIISVDCGITSVKEVDLANDLGIDVIITDHHEVQESIPNAYAVINPKQEDCKYPFDMLCGCGVAFKLIQALTPKEEFEKTMYDYLEIVTLATICDIVPLIDENRIIVKNGLKLMKDGKNQGLRELINVCGIDTDKIGSSHVGFSIGPRINASGRLGYSYLGVELFTTKSKEEAVEIATLLEEKNNERQMIEAKMYQEAENIISSNERYKDDKVLVIANEGWQHGVIGIVASKLTEKYYKPTILLTIEGDEATGSARSIKGFSIFDTLVECSDLLGKFGGHEQAAGLSMNKDNIDKLRNKVNEIANFNLSDEDMVENINVEFELNEDSIDFNLIEELHNLEPFGVSNPTPKFIIRNMEVRTIFRMGKEKNHLKVNLEKEKVYECVGFNMAYLADNFDIGDKVDVLFQLDENNYMGSRKIQFLIKDIRLAYPKDLSKNINCIKLFKSIVPSLEKTNEPYDIQSINISGDEDINIFDYINEKSLIITNSINGFFKSISDISLTEYEFDVNYNIVSDINDKLQVIFFPYIDKIDLKRYNNIILYDYLYNIEDYSLLYEYRNDQCDIIKYYSKSDLIYINNIINSIIPEREEFITLYKLISKYKKIQINILEIKSNLNIAPIKLFAMLNVFKEMNLINFNIDDESKVLTMEIMPKPSSKLDLGSSNILQGLNQLKDKYKQSY; from the coding sequence ATGTTTAACAAAAAATGGACACTTAAGTATAAAGATAAAATAAAAAAATATGATTTAAGTGAAAAACTGAAGATTTCCCCGGAAATAGGACAAATATTAAAAAATAGAGGCATAGAAAGTGAAAATGATGCTGAAATATTTATAAATCCGTCATTAGAATATTTGAGAGATCCGCTTTTAATGAAGGATATGCAAAAAGCTGTAGACAGAATAAATTTAGCTATAGAAAAAAAAGAAAATATATGGATTTATGGAGATTATGATGTAGATGGAGTATCTTCAACATCAATTTTATGTATTTATTTTGAATCTATTGGATATCCAGTAAAGTTTTATATACCAAATAGATTAGAAGAAGGTTATGGAATAAATGAAGATGCAATTAAGGTTTTAAGTGAACAAGATTGTGATTTAATAATAAGTGTGGACTGTGGAATAACATCTGTTAAAGAGGTTGATTTAGCTAATGATTTAGGAATTGATGTAATTATAACTGATCACCATGAAGTACAAGAAAGCATACCTAATGCATATGCAGTTATAAATCCAAAGCAAGAAGATTGTAAATACCCATTTGATATGTTATGCGGATGTGGAGTAGCTTTTAAATTGATACAAGCACTTACTCCTAAAGAAGAATTTGAAAAAACTATGTATGATTACTTAGAAATAGTCACTTTAGCAACAATATGTGATATAGTTCCGTTGATTGATGAAAATAGAATCATAGTAAAAAATGGATTGAAGTTAATGAAAGATGGTAAAAATCAAGGACTTAGAGAGCTTATAAATGTATGTGGAATAGATACCGATAAAATAGGTTCATCTCATGTTGGATTTTCAATTGGACCAAGAATAAATGCATCAGGTAGACTAGGATACTCATATTTAGGAGTTGAACTGTTTACAACAAAGTCCAAAGAAGAGGCAGTTGAAATAGCAACTTTACTAGAAGAAAAAAATAATGAACGTCAAATGATAGAAGCTAAAATGTATCAGGAGGCAGAAAATATAATATCTAGCAATGAAAGATATAAAGATGATAAAGTTCTCGTTATAGCAAATGAGGGATGGCAACACGGAGTTATTGGGATAGTGGCTTCTAAACTAACAGAAAAGTACTACAAGCCTACAATATTGTTAACAATAGAAGGTGATGAAGCAACAGGATCTGCTAGATCTATAAAAGGATTTAGCATATTCGATACTTTAGTTGAATGTTCTGATTTACTTGGAAAATTTGGTGGACATGAACAGGCAGCAGGGTTATCTATGAATAAAGATAATATAGATAAACTTAGAAATAAAGTAAATGAAATTGCAAATTTCAATCTTTCAGATGAAGATATGGTAGAAAATATAAATGTAGAATTTGAGTTAAATGAAGATTCTATAGATTTTAATTTAATAGAAGAACTACATAATTTAGAACCTTTTGGAGTTAGTAACCCAACACCTAAATTTATAATTAGGAATATGGAAGTTAGAACTATATTTAGAATGGGAAAAGAAAAAAATCATCTAAAGGTTAACTTAGAAAAAGAAAAAGTATACGAGTGTGTTGGATTTAATATGGCCTATCTTGCAGATAATTTTGATATAGGTGATAAAGTAGATGTATTATTCCAGTTAGATGAAAATAATTATATGGGAAGTAGAAAAATCCAATTTTTAATAAAAGATATAAGGTTAGCGTATCCTAAAGATTTAAGCAAAAATATAAACTGTATAAAACTGTTTAAAAGTATAGTACCTAGTTTAGAAAAAACAAATGAACCTTATGATATTCAAAGTATAAATATAAGTGGAGATGAGGATATAAACATCTTTGACTATATAAATGAAAAGAGTTTAATAATCACTAACTCTATAAATGGTTTTTTCAAATCTATATCAGATATATCTTTAACTGAATATGAATTTGATGTAAATTATAATATAGTATCAGATATAAATGATAAACTTCAAGTTATATTCTTTCCTTATATTGATAAAATAGACTTAAAAAGATATAATAATATTATTCTTTATGATTATTTATATAATATAGAAGATTATTCGCTTTTATATGAATATAGAAATGATCAATGTGATATTATAAAATATTATAGTAAAAGTGATTTAATATATATAAATAATATAATAAACAGTATAATTCCTGAACGAGAAGAATTTATAACTTTATACAAGTTAATTTCTAAATATAAAAAAATTCAAATTAATATATTAGAAATTAAATCTAATTTGAACATAGCACCTATAAAACTTTTTGCTATGTTAAACGTGTTTAAAGAAATGAATTTGATAAACTTTAATATTGATGATGAAAGTAAAGTTTTAACTATGGAAATTATGCCTAAACCAAGTTCTAAGCTTGACTTAGGTTCTAGTAATATATTACAAGGGCTTAATCAACTTAAAGATAAATATAAGCAAAGCTATTAG
- a CDS encoding ABC1 kinase family protein has protein sequence MKVSYRHLKRYKEIVQILMKYGFSIVVEKLNIEGVAYKIPITNPPAEIKNMSTGERLRKACEELGPTYVKLGQILSTRKDLLDQNIIDELAKLRDNVEVFDTDIAINIIEEELNSKIENIFLEFNKEPIAAASLGQVYEATLKSGETVIVKVQRPNVENTIKSDVEILKTIAGAVKDFNKDLNVDIQGIIEDFETQLLRELDYNFEAINGLKFQNIFANTKEVYIPKIYMEYTTKKVLVLEKIVGVKLSDIGKMKELGWDTNKISEIGINSIFKQIFEYGFFHADPHPGNIFVINEDCIAYIDFGMIGIIDKKTLNILNSITLAAVDRNIDRIIYLMMELDLISYDTNLNGLRQDLLYLMHYYYDVPIDKLNLGDILNEVFRFCRTYKIAMPPQLVLLVKSLITLEGTARELNPNFSITIAGKSFMRYYYLNRFNPQNLVKESKQSAQEAIADMKVIPKQLKGILRNIERNNIKIHIEDVKFAKLEKTITDLATKLSLSLVLAALLVGSSLIIASPNVNNSLWVKILAFSGFIVSFLVGILLVIKIVRSEYIKK, from the coding sequence ATGAAGGTAAGTTATAGACATTTAAAAAGATATAAAGAAATAGTTCAAATACTTATGAAATATGGTTTTAGCATAGTCGTAGAAAAACTTAATATAGAAGGTGTAGCTTACAAAATACCTATAACTAATCCACCTGCAGAGATTAAAAATATGTCTACAGGAGAGCGCTTAAGAAAAGCCTGTGAAGAGTTAGGGCCTACATATGTTAAGCTGGGCCAAATACTAAGCACAAGAAAAGATTTACTAGATCAAAATATAATAGATGAACTAGCTAAATTAAGAGATAATGTAGAAGTTTTTGATACAGATATAGCTATAAACATAATTGAAGAAGAATTAAATTCAAAGATCGAAAATATATTTTTAGAATTTAATAAAGAGCCAATCGCAGCGGCATCTTTAGGTCAAGTATATGAAGCAACATTAAAAAGTGGAGAAACTGTTATAGTAAAAGTTCAAAGACCAAATGTTGAAAATACAATAAAGTCTGATGTGGAAATACTAAAGACTATAGCAGGAGCAGTAAAAGATTTTAATAAAGATTTAAATGTTGATATACAAGGTATAATTGAAGATTTTGAGACTCAGTTACTTAGGGAATTAGATTATAATTTTGAAGCTATAAATGGACTTAAATTTCAAAATATATTCGCTAATACTAAAGAGGTATATATACCTAAAATTTATATGGAATATACCACAAAAAAAGTATTGGTTTTAGAAAAAATTGTTGGTGTAAAATTAAGTGACATAGGCAAAATGAAAGAGTTAGGATGGGATACTAATAAAATTAGCGAAATAGGTATAAACTCTATATTCAAACAAATTTTTGAATATGGATTTTTCCATGCAGACCCACATCCAGGAAATATATTTGTAATAAATGAAGATTGTATAGCTTATATTGACTTTGGTATGATAGGAATAATCGATAAAAAAACATTAAATATATTAAACTCTATTACATTAGCGGCCGTAGATAGAAATATAGATAGAATAATATACTTAATGATGGAATTGGATTTGATTTCATATGATACAAATTTAAATGGATTAAGACAAGATTTATTATATCTAATGCATTATTACTATGATGTTCCTATAGATAAGTTAAATTTAGGTGATATACTAAATGAAGTATTTAGATTTTGTAGAACATATAAAATTGCTATGCCGCCACAATTAGTTTTGTTAGTTAAATCGCTAATAACACTTGAAGGGACAGCAAGAGAACTTAACCCAAACTTTTCAATAACTATTGCAGGAAAATCTTTCATGAGATATTACTATTTAAATAGGTTTAATCCTCAAAATTTAGTAAAAGAGTCTAAGCAAAGCGCTCAAGAAGCTATAGCAGATATGAAAGTGATTCCAAAACAATTAAAAGGGATATTAAGAAATATAGAACGAAACAATATAAAAATTCATATAGAAGATGTTAAGTTCGCTAAACTAGAAAAAACAATTACAGATTTAGCTACTAAACTTTCTTTAAGTTTAGTTTTAGCTGCGCTTTTAGTTGGATCTTCATTAATTATAGCATCACCTAATGTAAATAATAGTTTATGGGTTAAAATACTGGCATTTTCAGGATTTATAGTTTCTTTTTTAGTAGGAATATTATTAGTTATTAAGATAGTTAGGTCTGAGTATATAAAAAAATAG